One Papaver somniferum cultivar HN1 chromosome 10, ASM357369v1, whole genome shotgun sequence genomic window carries:
- the LOC113317333 gene encoding probable inactive histone-lysine N-methyltransferase SUVR2 isoform X2: MVPNQKEVDAIRAMTEIGLPDKAVRTRLKELLKMYADDWSHIERENYRALADYIFECEEHKEPDAKRVKELSFRAAPQLQLIHDVEASSSEGEVKPLSCKRRAQNEVFTPQLHLRDKRKEHISKKSRLRVEKSEHPQPEVKCKKPISCQFSRKQILNSKRSSVICLSNQKSIVHLDPKNKELTSGHAQLEVPISGIQPIDSSPVRNEETWLGHKVHSDSKKKNEGDCVTDHQRRPASTMENASIRESFSSDLEIASSELGEVKVSLHCNDALERPDFSRPDLDAILRMTEEKCLKSYKIMDPNFSIKKLMKDLCHYYLNAETKTQKNKGKGLVNAVQPPVPLKNSSVNPEANHVHDLTILESSVKSSLNSRTQIPRLLSRDGLGFPSNIVQPAEKVLVKTKGGNGDKDIPECSQLSNSRSLVVFNQRECNLDGTRPPHNVADISKGAERVKIPLASEVSTEQYPPSFYYIPRNQVYQNAYINFSLARIGNEDCCSSCFGDCVSSSIPCACARITGGEFAYTVEGLVKEKFLDECISLYQNPQKHTHIYCKDCPNERSKNEDLPGKCKGHLMRKFIKECWSKCGCDIQCGNRVVQRGITCNLEVFLTGEGKGWGIRSLENLPRGAFVCEYVGEIVTNTELYERNLRNSGNKRHTYPVTLDADWGSEAGLKDEEALCLDATVYGNVARFINHRCSDATLIDIPVEIETPDHHYYHIAFFTSRNVEALEELTWDYGIDFQDHAHPIEAFQCLCGSKGCRDKQHKTIRTKSTRYNFRS, translated from the exons ATGGTGCCGAATCAAAAAGAAGTAGACGCCATTCGAGCAATGACGGAAATAGGTCTTCCCGATAAAGCAGTAAGGACAAGGCTGAAGGAACTGCTGAAGATGTATGCCGATGATTGGTCACATATTGAACGAGAAAACTACAGAGCGTTGGCAGATTACATATTCGAGTGTGAAGAGCATAAG GAACCAGACGCAAAGAGGGTGAAAGAGTTGTCTTTTAGAGCAGCTCCACAACTTCAATTAATACATGATGTTGAAGCTTCATCTTCCGAGGGTGAAGTCAAACCATTGTCTTGTAAAAGAAGAGCCCAGAATGAGGTTTTTACACCTCAACTACATCTTAGAGACAAAAGAAAAGAACATATATCGAAAAAAAGTCGTTTGAGAGTAGAAAAATCAGAACATCCTCAGCCCGAAGTCAAATGCAAAAAGCCCATTTCTTGTCAATTTTCCAGGAAGCAAATATTGAATTCAAAAAGATCCTCTGTTATCTGTCTTTCAAATCAGAAATCCATTGTTCATCTTGATCCCAAGAATAAGGAACTAACCAGTGGCCATGCCCAGTTGGAAGTTCCTATTTCAGGGATCCAACCAATCGACTCATCTCCAGTTAGAAATGAAG AAACCTGGTTGGGGCACAAGGTACATAgtgattccaaaaagaaaaatgaaggtgATTGTGTTACGGATCACCAGAGAAGACCTGCATCAACTATGGAGAATGCGAGCATCCGAGAGTCATTTTCTTCTGATTTGGAGATTGCTTCATCAGAACTGGGAGAAGTTAAAGTTTCTCTGCACTGCAATGATGCCCTTGAACGGCCAGACTTCAGCAGGCCAGATCTAGATGCAATTCTTAGGATGACGGAGGAAAAATGCCTCAAGTCCTACAAAATTATGGATCCCAACTTTTCAATAAAGAAGCTGATGAAAGACTTGTGTCATTACTACTTAAATGCTGAAACCAAGACACAAAAAAACAAGGGAAAGGGACTTGTAAATGCAGTACAACCTCCTGTTCCCTTGAAAAACTCTTCCGTGAATCCTGAAGCCAACCATGTGCACGATCTTACTATTCTAGAAAGTTCTGTAAAGAGCTCACTGAATTCTCGTACCCAGATTCCCCGCCTTCTTTCAAGGGATGGTCTTGGTTTTCCTAGTAACATTGTTCAGCCCGCAGAGAAAGTGCTTGTGAAGACCAAAGGTGGGAACGGTGATAAAGACATTCCTGAATGCTCACAGCTTTCAAATTCAAGAAGTTTGGTGGTTTTCAATCAGAGAGAATGTAACCTTGATGGTACAAGGCCTCCCCATAACGTGGCAGACATATCCAAAGGAGCTGAGAGAGTTAAAATTCCACTGGCAAGTGAAGTCTCTACTGAACAATACCCTCCTTCTTTTTACTACATACCACGAAACCAAGTGTATCAAAATGCTTATATAAACTTTTCACTTGCTCGGATTGGGAATGAAGATTGCTGCTCAAGTTGCTTCGGTGATTGTGTATCCTCATCAATTCCCTGCGCATGTGCACGCATAACTGGTGGGGAGTTTGCATATACAGTGGAAGGCCTTGTCAAAGAGAAATTTCTGGATGAGTGCATATCACTCTATCAGAATCCTCAAAAGCATACCCACATTTATTGCAAAGATTGTCCCAATGAAAGGTCTAAAAATGAGGATCTCCCTGGTAAGTGCAAGGGACACTTGATGAGGAAGTTCATCAAAGAGTGCTGGAGTAAATGCGGATGCGACATACAATGTGGTAATCGAGTGGTGCAGAGAGGCATAACATGCAATTTAGAG GTATTTTTGACCGGAGAGGGGAAGGGATGGGGCATTCGTTCCCTTGAAAATTTGCCAAGAGGTGCTTTTGTTTGTGAATATGTTGGTGAAATAGTAACAAATACTGAGCTATATGAGCGTAATTTGCGGAATTCTGGCAATAAGAGACATACATATCCAGTAACATTAGATGCTGACTGGGGTTCAGAAGCTGGTTTGAAGGATGAAGAGGCCCTCTGTTTGGATGCAACTGTTTATGGAAATGTTGCAAGGTTTATAAACCACAG GTGTTCCGATGCAACTTTGATTGACATCCCCGTTGAAATTGAGACCCCTGATCATCACTACTATCAT ATTGCATTCTTCACGTCGCGAAATGTTGAAGCTTTGGAAGAACTTACCTGG GACTACGGGATCGATTTTCAAGACCATGCTCATCCTATTGAGGCGTTCCAGTGTCTATGTGGAAGCAAAGGTTGCCGAGATAAACAACATAAAACAATCA GAACCAAATCAACCCGGTACAATTTCAGATCATAA
- the LOC113317333 gene encoding probable inactive histone-lysine N-methyltransferase SUVR2 isoform X1: protein MLNKLPMADLKKTEKLGSKHCRQDFSDNISTTMVPNQKEVDAIRAMTEIGLPDKAVRTRLKELLKMYADDWSHIERENYRALADYIFECEEHKEPDAKRVKELSFRAAPQLQLIHDVEASSSEGEVKPLSCKRRAQNEVFTPQLHLRDKRKEHISKKSRLRVEKSEHPQPEVKCKKPISCQFSRKQILNSKRSSVICLSNQKSIVHLDPKNKELTSGHAQLEVPISGIQPIDSSPVRNEETWLGHKVHSDSKKKNEGDCVTDHQRRPASTMENASIRESFSSDLEIASSELGEVKVSLHCNDALERPDFSRPDLDAILRMTEEKCLKSYKIMDPNFSIKKLMKDLCHYYLNAETKTQKNKGKGLVNAVQPPVPLKNSSVNPEANHVHDLTILESSVKSSLNSRTQIPRLLSRDGLGFPSNIVQPAEKVLVKTKGGNGDKDIPECSQLSNSRSLVVFNQRECNLDGTRPPHNVADISKGAERVKIPLASEVSTEQYPPSFYYIPRNQVYQNAYINFSLARIGNEDCCSSCFGDCVSSSIPCACARITGGEFAYTVEGLVKEKFLDECISLYQNPQKHTHIYCKDCPNERSKNEDLPGKCKGHLMRKFIKECWSKCGCDIQCGNRVVQRGITCNLEVFLTGEGKGWGIRSLENLPRGAFVCEYVGEIVTNTELYERNLRNSGNKRHTYPVTLDADWGSEAGLKDEEALCLDATVYGNVARFINHRCSDATLIDIPVEIETPDHHYYHIAFFTSRNVEALEELTWDYGIDFQDHAHPIEAFQCLCGSKGCRDKQHKTIRTKSTRYNFRS, encoded by the exons ATGCTGAACAAATTACCAATGGCG GATCTAAAGAAGACCGAGAAGCTTGGTAGCAAACACTGTCGCCAAGACTTCTCTGATAACATCAGCACAACAATGGTGCCGAATCAAAAAGAAGTAGACGCCATTCGAGCAATGACGGAAATAGGTCTTCCCGATAAAGCAGTAAGGACAAGGCTGAAGGAACTGCTGAAGATGTATGCCGATGATTGGTCACATATTGAACGAGAAAACTACAGAGCGTTGGCAGATTACATATTCGAGTGTGAAGAGCATAAG GAACCAGACGCAAAGAGGGTGAAAGAGTTGTCTTTTAGAGCAGCTCCACAACTTCAATTAATACATGATGTTGAAGCTTCATCTTCCGAGGGTGAAGTCAAACCATTGTCTTGTAAAAGAAGAGCCCAGAATGAGGTTTTTACACCTCAACTACATCTTAGAGACAAAAGAAAAGAACATATATCGAAAAAAAGTCGTTTGAGAGTAGAAAAATCAGAACATCCTCAGCCCGAAGTCAAATGCAAAAAGCCCATTTCTTGTCAATTTTCCAGGAAGCAAATATTGAATTCAAAAAGATCCTCTGTTATCTGTCTTTCAAATCAGAAATCCATTGTTCATCTTGATCCCAAGAATAAGGAACTAACCAGTGGCCATGCCCAGTTGGAAGTTCCTATTTCAGGGATCCAACCAATCGACTCATCTCCAGTTAGAAATGAAG AAACCTGGTTGGGGCACAAGGTACATAgtgattccaaaaagaaaaatgaaggtgATTGTGTTACGGATCACCAGAGAAGACCTGCATCAACTATGGAGAATGCGAGCATCCGAGAGTCATTTTCTTCTGATTTGGAGATTGCTTCATCAGAACTGGGAGAAGTTAAAGTTTCTCTGCACTGCAATGATGCCCTTGAACGGCCAGACTTCAGCAGGCCAGATCTAGATGCAATTCTTAGGATGACGGAGGAAAAATGCCTCAAGTCCTACAAAATTATGGATCCCAACTTTTCAATAAAGAAGCTGATGAAAGACTTGTGTCATTACTACTTAAATGCTGAAACCAAGACACAAAAAAACAAGGGAAAGGGACTTGTAAATGCAGTACAACCTCCTGTTCCCTTGAAAAACTCTTCCGTGAATCCTGAAGCCAACCATGTGCACGATCTTACTATTCTAGAAAGTTCTGTAAAGAGCTCACTGAATTCTCGTACCCAGATTCCCCGCCTTCTTTCAAGGGATGGTCTTGGTTTTCCTAGTAACATTGTTCAGCCCGCAGAGAAAGTGCTTGTGAAGACCAAAGGTGGGAACGGTGATAAAGACATTCCTGAATGCTCACAGCTTTCAAATTCAAGAAGTTTGGTGGTTTTCAATCAGAGAGAATGTAACCTTGATGGTACAAGGCCTCCCCATAACGTGGCAGACATATCCAAAGGAGCTGAGAGAGTTAAAATTCCACTGGCAAGTGAAGTCTCTACTGAACAATACCCTCCTTCTTTTTACTACATACCACGAAACCAAGTGTATCAAAATGCTTATATAAACTTTTCACTTGCTCGGATTGGGAATGAAGATTGCTGCTCAAGTTGCTTCGGTGATTGTGTATCCTCATCAATTCCCTGCGCATGTGCACGCATAACTGGTGGGGAGTTTGCATATACAGTGGAAGGCCTTGTCAAAGAGAAATTTCTGGATGAGTGCATATCACTCTATCAGAATCCTCAAAAGCATACCCACATTTATTGCAAAGATTGTCCCAATGAAAGGTCTAAAAATGAGGATCTCCCTGGTAAGTGCAAGGGACACTTGATGAGGAAGTTCATCAAAGAGTGCTGGAGTAAATGCGGATGCGACATACAATGTGGTAATCGAGTGGTGCAGAGAGGCATAACATGCAATTTAGAG GTATTTTTGACCGGAGAGGGGAAGGGATGGGGCATTCGTTCCCTTGAAAATTTGCCAAGAGGTGCTTTTGTTTGTGAATATGTTGGTGAAATAGTAACAAATACTGAGCTATATGAGCGTAATTTGCGGAATTCTGGCAATAAGAGACATACATATCCAGTAACATTAGATGCTGACTGGGGTTCAGAAGCTGGTTTGAAGGATGAAGAGGCCCTCTGTTTGGATGCAACTGTTTATGGAAATGTTGCAAGGTTTATAAACCACAG GTGTTCCGATGCAACTTTGATTGACATCCCCGTTGAAATTGAGACCCCTGATCATCACTACTATCAT ATTGCATTCTTCACGTCGCGAAATGTTGAAGCTTTGGAAGAACTTACCTGG GACTACGGGATCGATTTTCAAGACCATGCTCATCCTATTGAGGCGTTCCAGTGTCTATGTGGAAGCAAAGGTTGCCGAGATAAACAACATAAAACAATCA GAACCAAATCAACCCGGTACAATTTCAGATCATAA